The following coding sequences are from one Nicotiana tomentosiformis chromosome 3, ASM39032v3, whole genome shotgun sequence window:
- the LOC104117850 gene encoding NAC domain-containing protein 90-like produces the protein MSTVPVARRHTIGVRFHPTEAELINFLKRFLKGEPLPSECPNFQLADIYGDQPPWEIFGASDHPEKKVRYFFTRLKKHKSEHTRVRRTCANGTWKGQIGIDPIKNGKGTVVGFRRCFKFQTSRRKEGEHNKIWLMKEYSVGDDFFRENSIPKEDIVVCRIKKNIRADKNHGVTMEEQDVAKIIEAMLHEPDEDYCTTVQPTPICQAEHQVMDETQKMNEHNNSSYINDCSNYQEQIYWADDVLLDIDDFGDIICC, from the coding sequence ATGTCGACGGTACCAGTTGCACGCCGTCATACCATCGGTGTTCGGTTTCACCCAACTGAAGCAGAGTTGATAAACTTTCTGAAAAGGTTCCTAAAGGGCGAGCCTTTGCCAAGTGAATGCCCTAATTTCCAACTTGCCGATATCTATGGAGACCAACCACCATGGGAGATATTTGGAGCTTCTGATCATCCCGAAAAGAAGGTTCGCTATTTTTTTACTCGGTTGAAGAAGCACAAGAGCGAACATACAAGGGTACGTCGAACTTGCGCCAACGGGACATGGAAAGGCCAAATAGGTATTGATCCTATCAAGAATGGTAAGGGAACTGTGGTTGGGTTTAGAAGATGTTTCAAGTTTCAAACTAGTCGTAGAAAAGAAGGAGAGCACAATAAAATTTGGCTGATGAAAGAATATTCCGTCGGGGATGATTTCTTTAGAGAAAATAGTATTCCTAAGGAGGATATTGTTGTGTGCCGAATCAAGAAGAATATAAGAGCTGATAAAAATCATGGGGTAACTATGGAGGAACAAGATGTTGCCAAAATAATCGAAGCTATGTTGCATGAACCTGATGAAGATTACTGCACAACAGTACAACCAACACCAATTTGTCAAGCCGAACATCAAGTCATGGACGAGACTCAGAAGATGAACGAACATAATAATAGCAGCTATATTAATGACTGCTCCAACTACCAAGAACAGATCTATTGGGCTGATGATGTGCTCCTAGATATTGACGATTTTGGTGATATAATTTGCTGTTAA